The Streptomyces sp. NBC_01237 genomic interval GTGGGGTTGAGCGTGGCCGGGCCGGCTTGCGCACCGCCACCACACCGACGGGTCCGTTCGGAACCGGTGGGGCAGCTCCAGCAGGGCCGGCAAGGTTCTCGGATCCTCGGACCACAGCAGAGCGGGCCCTCGGTCACCGTTGGCCGCCACGCACAGGACCAGCTCTTCGACGAAGGACTGCATCGGCCGGCTCAGAGCTCGCCGTCCAGGCACAGTCATCCGATCTCACCGCAAGTCCGGGCGATGCGGGATGAATAAGGCATGCGCGGTGCCGCGGTGTCCGGACACCTTGAGAGAAAGAGAGGAGCTTTACGAGCGGCTCTGCGGCCGCGGTGCGGATTCTGCCGCCCTGACGTCGGTCCCGGCAGCCACGTGTTCGCGCGTCATCCGGCGCCCGTCGGCAGCCCGTCAGAGAGCCGTGCACGCCGGAGGCGGAACGCCCCCGACGCCCCGGCCACGGCCATCGTGCCGCCGGCGGGGTCCGGGCGCCACGTGACCGAATGCTTCTCTTTCCCGGTCACTGATATTCCGGACAGCTTCCCGTGGTCTATTACTCACGAAGTCATACACCCCTTCCCCTGCATGATTCCTGCATTCTGAGACCTTTGAACCACGGACTCGGGAACTCACCGTGGGCGGACTTCTTCCCGCGTACCCACAGGTCATTCCGGGATAAGACCCCAGCCGCTGTCGTTGCCGGGCGCGGCGGAGGACGTCGTCCGGATCTCGGCGCTGCCGGTCTCGGCGGTTGCGGTACCGGCGACGGCACCGATCATCAGCGCGCAGAGGACCGTGACCACGAACACGCGAGCAGACTTCATGACTTCTCCCAGAATTCAGAGTGACGAATGTTCGAAAGTCCCGTCCGGCGTTGTCCGGCCGTTCCCCTTCCGCTGTTCCAGGATGGTGGGCGCCCGTCCCGTAATCCACAGACGGAACCATTCACCAAGTTCCCCGGCACCAAAGCGGGGGGTGAACGAAACACCCCTGCGGTATCAAACAACGGCAATACGGATGGTCATGCCTGTCCGGAGCCCTGCCGCTGCGTATACCGGCGGGGTGTGGGCCGGAGGACGCGCCTCACCGCGCCCGACGCCCCCAAAGAGGCCTTCAGCCGCCGGCAGATGCCGAGATCACCACAGCCGGACGCGGCAACGCCTCAGCTCCGGCTCACCGAAGGCTCCTGGAACATCTCCCGGAGTTTCGCCCGGTCGATCTTCCCGTTCCGCGTAGACGGGAGCTCCTCCCGTTCAATGAAGTGCCGGGGGACCATGAACCGGGGCAGACCGGAGGCACACGCACGGATCAGGTCGTCCCGATCGACCTCCGCACCGGTCGCGCGGGTGTAGTACGCCGCCAGCTGCGTGGACGCGGCAACCCTGACCCCGACGACCGCGGCTCGGCGGACACCGGCGACCTGGGCGATCACGGACTCCACCTCACCCGGTTCGACTCGGTAGCCGTTCACCTTGAGCTGGTCGTCGAGCCTGGAGACGAAATGGAAGTCGGTGCCGTCGAACATGACCAGGTCTCCGCTGAAATAGCAGCGCCGCATGCGGCCGTCCCGGTGTTCGGCCTCCCTGAATCGCCGCGCGGTGAGCGCGTCGTCACCGGCGTACCCGATCCCGACGCAATTCCCGGCGATGACCAGCTCTCGGGTCTCGCCGGCCGTGAACGGGCGCAGCTGTCCGTCCACGTGGCACAGCAGCTCCGCATCGACGACAGCGGTGCCGATGGGCGGCCGGTCGGGCCAGCCGGTGACGTCGCCCGTCAGCCGGTACTGAGTGACCACATGCGTCTCGCTCGGCCCGTACTGATTCACCAGCGTCAGGTCACCGTCGGCGCAGAACTTCCGCACCTCCTCGTTGATCACCAACTGTTCGCCCGCCACCGAGATCTCCCGCAGACTCGGGGTTCTCACGCCCGCGACACACGCGGCGGTGGCCAGTCCGTGCAGTCCGACCACCGGCTGGAAGAGCCGGGCGACATCGTGCTCGCGAATGATGTCGACCAAGGTGAAGGGATCCAGCCTGTCCTGATCGTTCACCACGATCAGGGTCGCACCGGCCAGCCAGGTCGCCACCGTGTCCTCATAGACCATGTCGAACCCGATGGACGACATGTGCAGCGTGTTCGGGGGCCGGTCGTGGCTCCACCGCTGGACATGCCAGTTGCCCAGATCCGCCAGAACGACCGGCGGCACCGCGACAGCCTTGGGTTCGCCTGTCGACCCGGAGGTGGGGATGACGTAGCAGAGCGGTCCGGTCGTGACCTCGTCCCGTCGCGTTCCCCGAATCGATCGGAAGGTGTGCTCGGCGACACCCGCTTCGACCGGTGCGCATTCGTCGGCCCGCAGGATCATGGCGCAGCCGGCGCTGCTCACCAGTTTGCCGGTCCAGGCGGCCGGCATGGCCGGATCGATGGACAGCACGCCGGCTCCGACGCGCCACACACCCAGCACCGCCGCGCAACGGGACCACGAGCGGGTCGAATGCACGTCGACGACGTCACCGGGGCCGATGCCGTGTTCGGCGAGGCCGCCGGCGATCTCGGCCGACATTTCGTCGAGTTCGGCGTAGGTATGGGCGACGCCGTCGTCGATGACCGCGACCGCGTCCCGGTGCCGGGCGATGGAGTCGACCAGCGTCCGGATCAGAGAGACATCGAGGTTACTCATGCGATCAGACCGCCGTCGACGAGTTCCAGCGGCCGGCAGTCGCGCGACGCGACGAACTCCGGGTGCGGACTGGGCACTTCGCGCAATTCGTTGTCGACGCTGTTGTAGCTGACGAACGCCATGGTCCGGTCGGTCGGCGACATGTTCGCACCGGATCCGTGTGCGATGCAGGGGTGGAAGAACAGCAGGCTTCCAGCACGTCCGACAATGGACCGGATCTCCGACTCCGCGGTCACCCTGGCCATCTGTTCGGCGTCCAGCGCGAACTTCAGCTTCGCCGAAAGGTCGGCCTCCCATGGCGACGTGCTCTCGGGCCCGGGACGCCACGGGGCTATCGCGCCGTTTCGATGCGAACCAGGAACGACCAGCAGCGGGCCGTTGTGCTCGGTCGCGTCGTCCAGCAGCAGCGCGACATTGACCGCCCGCGGCTCCGGCATACCATCCTTGGGCCCCCAGACGCTGTAGTCCTGGTGCCATTGCCACACTTCTCCGCGAAGCGCCTGCTTGGCGTTGACCTTGCACTGGAACACATGCACCTTGCTGTCCAGCAGCTCCTCCGCCGCGGAAAGCAGCTCGGGCAGTCGCACCAGCCTGGAGAACAGCGCACCCGTGGTGTGGCAGCCGTGGATGCCCCGCACCGTGGTCCCGTCCTCCTCGAAGATCCGTCCAGGGTGCTCGGTCCCGTAGAGATCGGTCACCTCACGTCGCAGAGCGGCGATATCGCCCGCATCGAAGACGTCTTCGAGGAGCAGGAACCCTTCGGACCGGTATTCTGCTGTCTGACTTTCAGTGAGCATAATGCGATGACCTCTCTGCCTGATTCTCCTGGCTGATGTAAATCGTTACGCAGGTATGTTCGGAAAGGAAAGAGTTCTGTCCGGGCAGAACCGGCCAGGACGCTTTGCGATAGAGCGCCCGCATGGCGTCACAGTCTCGATCCCCATTCGTCCCCGCTTCGCGCTCCGCAGGACGATGGACTACCGAGGAACGAGTACCGGCCTCCACGGATTTCGCCACCGGCATCGCGTCGCCGTGGTCGCCGAGGAGATGACTCCCCAGGCGGACGGAGGCATCGCCCACCGATCGCATCTGCGTCGGGGCAAGCCTCGCGGTTTCACCGTCGGAGAACGTGGAATCAGCCTGCCTCTCGAACATCTCCCGGTCGTGGCGGCCGTCGTTCCCGGCGGTGTTACGGGGTGAGGGCGGCGTGGGAGTCGATGTAGGCGGCGATCGACGCCACGGTCGGGTTGAGGAACATCTGGTCCATGGGGACCTCGGCGCCCAGTTCCTCGATGAACGCGCCCTGAATCCTGACCATGATCAGGGACTGGCCGCCCAGGGCGAAGAAATCGTCGTCCGACGTGATGTCGTCACGCTGGAGTTCCCGGCACCAGATGGCGCGGACACGGTCGGCGGTCATCGCGTTCCTCTCGTTTGCTGTCATGGCCAAGGGCCTTTTCATGCCGCGGAGTTGCTGTCGGCGCTCTGGGTGCGGCAGATGTCCGCCAGGGCGGCGCGGTCGACCTTTCCGTGCGGGCTCAGCGGAATGCGCGGGATGTTCGTGAACCGGGACGGCACCATGTTCCGCGGCAGAGTCCACAGCAGACGGGTGCGCAGGTCGTCCTCGGCGAGGTCCTTGCCCGCGGGAACGACGAACGCGTTCAGTTCGGCTTCGCCGCCGTCGTCGTAGGTGGCCACCACGGCCGCCTCGCGGACGCCGGCCAGCCTGCCCAGAGCGCGTTCGATGTCGGTGGGGTCGATCCGCATGCCCCGCACCTTGACCTGGGCGTCCATCCGGCCGACGACGACGAGTTCACCGCTGTCGTCGATCCGGCCGCGGTCTCCCGTGCGGTACAGGCGCAGCGGCGTCCCCTCGATGTCGATGGTCGTGAACTTGGCGTTCTCGGGGCCGCCGGCGCCCAGGTAGCCCGCGCCGACGCCGGCCCCGGAGATGCAGATCTCGCCGTACTGGCCCGCCTCGACCTCGCGCAGTTCGGCGTCCAGAAGGTGGATGGCGGTGTTGTGGGCAGGCCTGCCGACCGGGGCGATGTCGTGCTCGCCAGGCCGGTAGCGGGCCAGGTCGTAGGAAGTGGCGACGTCCGTGCACTCGGCGACGCCGTACTGGTGGAGCAGGGTGCAGGTGGTGCCCGGGCGGCGCGCGAAGTGGGCGAGGCGTTCACTCTTCAGCGCCTCCCCACCGAACAGTATGTAGTCGAGCCGGGCGAGGGCGTCGCCGCCGCGCGCGTTCTCCCAGTCGACCAGCAGGTACAGGGTGCTGGAGGCGCAGTGCACGACGCGGACGTCGTACTGGTTGAGCATGCGGTAGGCCAGCATGGCGTCGAAGCTGCGGCTGGCCATCAGGTGCTGGGTGGCGCCGCAGAACAGTGGTGTCATCAGGGCGCGCTGGGACAGGTCGAAGCCGAAGGCGGAGACGACCAGGTTGTGGGAGCCGGGGTGCAGGCCGTACTCGAGCTGGAGCCAGTTCATCAGGTTGAACCAGCCCTCGTGGCGGACCGCGGTCAGCTTGGGGGTGCCGGTCGAGCCGGAGGTGAACACCGCGTAGCAGAGGTCGTCGCCGGTGATGTGGACGTCGGGGGCGGTCGCCGGGAGGGTCGCGAGGTGGCCTGCGAGCTGTTCGAGGTCCATGACCTCGACGCCCGCGGACTCGACCATCGCGGCCGTCGCCGGGGAGGCCACGATCAGGGCGAGGCCGGGCACCTGCCCGAGCAGCAGCCGCAGGCGGGCCGCGGGGTAGGCGGGGTCGAACGGCACGTAGGCCGCCCCGGCCTTCAGGGTGCCGAGGATGGCGACGATCATGTCGATCGAGTAGTCGAGGCAGACGCCGACCTTCGCGCCGCGGCCGTGGCCGCGTGCGATGAGCAGGTGCGCGAACCGGTTGGCCCGCGCGTCGAGGTCCGCGTACGTCACCTGCCGGCCGGACCAGACGACGGCGGCGGCACCGGGGGTGGCCCGCACGTGCTCCTCGAAGCGGCGGTGGACGACGGGCGAGGGCGGCAGAGCCACCCGCTTTCCCTGAAGGATCATCTACTGACTCCGATGTGCGAGGTGTCCGGTCGGTGGGCCGCCGCGGGGCAGGGGGTCCGCCCCGGGGGCGCCGGGGCGGTGCGCGCTCCGGCGTTCGGCGCTCGCCGGTATCCGGGCCGGGCCGCCCGGGCCGCATACACCCGCCGGGAGCAGCCGGCGGGCGGGCCGGGCGCCGCAGGGGCCCGGATGCGGGACCCTACGGCCTGACAGTGCGTCAGTCCGTTGCGGCGGGGCGGCGTTCAGTCCGTTGCGGCGGGGCGGCGTTCAGTCCGCCGCGATGGACTCGCGCACGCTCCGCGACGCGGGCCGGTCCAGTTCGGTTCGACGTGCTCCAGGCGCTCGGCGGTCTCAGATGTGCTGCCGCATCGGGGTGAAGTCGACCAGGACCACCGCACGCTCGCCCGTCTCCGGGCCGGACCCGCGCCGGATGGGGGACACGTAGTGGCTGACCTTCTCGTCGGTGACGCCGTAGGACTCCAGCGGCTTGGTCAGTTCGAACTCGGCCAGAGCCTCGCCCTCGGGCACCTCCTCGGGCAGCTTGCCCCGGTACTTCGGCGGCGCGATCACGTTCGAGCCGCCGACGACATTGCGGCGATAGACCAGGTGCGCGAAGACGAACGGCTCGCCGTCCTGGTGGAGCTCATTGGGCGAGGAGATGGCCTCGTGCCCGGGAGCGTCCACCGCCAGCTTGATCAGATGCACCCCGACGTGCAGCGGGAACGCCGCGTCGTCCCGCGACCATCGCGTCTGGGCGAAGTCGAAGGACAGGATCTCGTGGATGATCGGGTTGTTCCGGGCTGTTTCACTCATGGCGGGCAGCTTGCGGACCACGCCGACATAGTCGGGGTTGTGGTCGGCCTGCCAGTAACCGTTCATCCAACCCTGCTCGCCGAGGTGCGTGTCCGGAATCCAGCTGAACTCTCGCGACCAGGGGAGGAAAATGCCGCGGGCGTAGCGTCGGTTACGCCCTTCCTCCGTCGCATAGGGGTCCGGTGGCAGGTCGACGAACTCGGCGCGAAGGCTCTGGAAGGAAGCATCGGATTCGGCTATCCCGAATTCCTCGGCGAGGTCCCAGCGCGCGAATCCGTTCTCGACGAGGGCGGGCGATTCGGTCAGTGTCTGCATGACTGTCCCCAAGCAGTGGTCGTGATGGGTGGACTGTGGTGGCCGACGGTTCGGGCCGTCAGACCGCGGCGAGCCTGTGTGCCGGGCGGACGACCACCTGGCGCCGGCGTCCGCGCCGGGTGGAGAGCTCCACTCGCGGATCGTCGTCGAAGAGGTCGAGGCGGAGCAGGCGTTCCTCGCTCCAGCCGAGCAGCCGGAACTCGCCGGCGCCCAGGTGCAGCAGCTCCACCGGGGCGCGCCCTTCGACGCGCAGGACCAGGCCATCGCCCTCGGCGGTCACTTCGGCGGCGAGGTCGCTCTCCTGGTCGTCGACCACGGGCAGTCCCCACTCCATGAAGGAGAACGGCACCGCGAAGGTGCAGCTGAACTCGGCGAGCTCGCGCGACGTGAGCGGCAGTACGGGGCGGTAGTAGGCGATGTCGCTGGTAGGCAGCTCCGCTCGGAAGCTGTCCGGGAACAGGGCCAGCAGCCTGTCGTTGGTGGCGCAGTCCGCGACCAGGTGGATCCGGGTGCGGTCACCGGCGTTCCGCAGGGAATGCGGTCGCTCGAAGTCGGCGTACCAGAGCGTTCCCGGCTGCCACCGCTGTTCGGCACCGTCCATCACCAGTACCGCCCCGGGATTGGTGACCAGCGGGATGTGCAGCCGTACGTAGCCGTAGGGGAGCCCGAGCGGGGTGTCCGCGTGCTCCTCGACAGACACACCGGGGGCCAGGGCCATCAAGCGGACGCTGCGCAGTTCGGTGCCCAGTTCGGACAGGATCTGACTGAGGTAGGGCGCCTTCGCCATCAAAGGCGTGTCGGCGAACCCGTCACGTCCCGGGCCACCGGGGTCGGTTCGCTGGAGGTCCCCGCCCGGCGCACGCAGGGAGAGAACCTTCCAGTCCACATCGGATTCCTCTCCGACGACGCCGTCCTCGAAAGACCTTTGCAAGGCCCAGAATTCGGAACCGCCGAGCTCTACGAGATCCGCTTTCAGTCGATCGATATCCAGGTCGTCCCGTAGCATCACTGCGGCCGGAAGGTTTTCCAGGGAGCTTATCTCTGGCATGAAAGACCTCTCTTCGATGAGCTTTTGTTCACTTTTCCTTGATATTGAAATCTTACTTCTCTGTTGCGCCGGGAAAAGCGTCTGACGGCGGACAGAAGCGGCCAGGACTCTTTAGGACATCGCCTTTCCTGCCTCGGCCGCAAGAATTGAACGATCGGATTCGGGGAAATCACGCAGCCTTCGTATAGGACTGCACAGCAGAATGGCCGTTGCCAGTACGTGCAGGCCGGCCATCATCCACATCGTTTCCCGGACACCGGACAACTCGCCGAGCGTGCCGCCGAGCAACCCGCCGACAGCGATGGCGCCGAAGCTGATCACGGCCGCGCTGGCACTGATGCGTCCGATCAGGTCGGGTGGGCAGTACCGCTGACGGAAGGTGTCGGTGATGATGTTCGCCGCGACCACACCCGCGCCGACACCGACACCGCCGACGACGAAGAACGCGAGGCCGGCCCCCGGACCGGTCAGCGGAAAGAGCAGCGTGAAGGGCGCGGCACCTACCAGGCAGATCACTACGGCCCGCGCGGTGCCGTATCGCTGGGACACGCGGTGGGACAACAGCACTCCGACGACTCCGCCGAGACCGCACAACGTCAGGACCGCGCCGACCACGGCCTCGCCGGCCCCGACCGTTCTTACGAGGAAAGCCACTTCGATCGAGCTCAGGCCGGTCAACGCGATGTTGGACACCGCGCTGAATACCGCGAGTGTGCGCAGAATGGGATCCCGGAACAGGAATCTCAGACCGTCGGCGACTTCGGTGCGCAGTCGGCGCCGCCGGACCTCCGGAGGCGGCGAGGGCGGCGGTTCGGTGATCCGGATCGCCCGCAGGCAGAACCAGGACACCAGGAAGCTCAGCGCGTTGGCCACCAGTCCGGCGACGGCACCGAAGGCCTGCACCAGCATTCCGGCCAGACCGGGGCCGATGACCTCGGCTGTCGACTCACTGCCCTGCAACCGCGCGTTGCCGGCCAGCAGCTCCGCGTCGGAGAGCAGTGTCGGCAGATACGCACGTTGTGCGGTGGTGAAGAAGACGCTGGCGCAACCGCAGACGAAGGCGGCCGCGAGCAGATGCGGAATGGTGAGCACGTCTGCCCAGGCCGCGACCGGAACACTGATGAAGGCGACGAAGGAGACGGCGTCGGAGACCAGCATCACCGGGCGGCGGGGAAGGCGGTCCACCCAGGCGCCCGCGGGCAGACCGAGCATCAGCCACGGAAGATAGGCGACGGATGTCAGCAGTCCGACCACGAAGGTGCCCGCGTGCAGGGTGAGGACGGCGACGAGCGGCAGTGCCACCACGGCGATCCCGTTGCCGAGCAGGCTTGTGGTCTCCCCGAACCAGAACAGCCGGAACTCGCGCCCGGTCACCGAGCCTTGGCGGGTCTTGCCGCTCATCGCTCCCCCACCGTGGGCCGCGGAGTGTCCAGCAGGGCGAGTTTCCCGGCGAGGACGGCGCCGATCCGCGATATCGGCTCCGCCTGGGTGATCTCACCGTGGGCGCAGCCGATTTCATGCACCTCTAGCCTTCCGGTCACGTGGTCACGCCAGGATTCCGGTGCGGGGGCGTCCTCCGGCCTCCCCTCCGTGGCGGATACGAACACCACGTCCCCCCGGTACGTCCGGGGCTGGAGTTCCTCGTAGATCCGGTCGTTGTCCACGAACACCCGGGCCAGCGCGGCGGCTTCCTCACGCGTCAGCCATTCGAGCGTGCTGCCCGGTCGGCGGACCGTCCGCTGGTAGTCGTCGAAGCGCAGCGGTTCCTCGCCGCACTCGGAGAGGTCGTACCCCAAGGAGTCGAGGAGCTCGGTGAATGTCTCCGAACTCCCGTCTTCGAGTGGCCGGTAGCCGGGTACCGAGTCGGGCGGGTAGCCGTCCAGCAGCGCGAGCAGGTCGACCTGGGCTCCGCCGGCCTGGAGGTCGGTGGCCATGAGGTGGGCGAGCACGGCACCGAAGGACCACCCGATCAGCCGGTAGGGTCCTTCGGGTTGGACGGACCGGATCTGCTCCACGTAGTCCTTGACCATCCGGCGCCAGGATCCGCCGCATGCCCTCGCGTCGGTGAGACCTTTGGCCTGAAGGCCGTACACGGGGTAGCCGGTGTCGATGTGGCCGAGGAGGCCCGCGTAACCCCAGCTGATCCCGGCGGCGGGATGCACGCAGAACAGCGCGGGCCGATCGCCTCCTGTCCGCAGGGGGAGCAGGGGCGCCAGCGGGTCGTGCTGCGCGCCCGCGCCCAGTCGGTCCGCGAGGTCGGCGACGGTGGGCGCCTGGAACAGGTCCACGATGGTGAGTTGGCCGCCGAGCACCGCCCGTACCCGGGAGAGCAGCCTGACGGCCAGCAGGGAGTGGCCGCCCAGCTCGAAGAAACTCTCCTCGGCTCCGACCCGGCTGAGCCCCAGGACCTGCGCGAACAGGTCGCAGAGGACCTCCTCGTAGGGTCCGCGCGGGCCGCGCGACGCCGGACGGTGCGCGAAGTCCGGGGGCGGCAGCGCGTCCCGGTCGAGTTTCCCGTTGGGCGTCATCGGCAGCCGTCCCACCGGCTGGAAGAACGACGGGATCATGTGGTCGGGCAGGATCGAGGCCAGCCGGTTGCGCAGCCCGCGCGGGTCGAGCGCGTGGTCCGTGGCCGACTGCACGTACCCCACGAGCCGCTTGTCGCCCCTTGCGTCCTCGCGCACGGCCACGGCGGCCTGCACCACGCCGGGGCAGCGGGTCAGCGCGGCCTCGACCTCGCCGAGCTCGATCCGGAAGCCCCTCACCTTGACCTGGTCGTCGACGCGGCCCAGATAGTCCAGCCGGCCCTGGCGGTCCCAGCGGACCAGGTCACCGGTGCGGTACATGCGGCTGCCCTTCTCCCCTTCCGCCACGTAGGGGCAGGCGACGAACCGTTCGGCGGTCGCGGCCGGGCGGTTCAGATAGCCGCGGGCCACGCCGGGTCCGGTCACGTACAACTCGCCCGGCACTCCCGGCGCGACGGGTCGCAACCGCTCGTCGAGCACAAAGAC includes:
- a CDS encoding amino acid adenylation domain-containing protein, whose product is MILQGKRVALPPSPVVHRRFEEHVRATPGAAAVVWSGRQVTYADLDARANRFAHLLIARGHGRGAKVGVCLDYSIDMIVAILGTLKAGAAYVPFDPAYPAARLRLLLGQVPGLALIVASPATAAMVESAGVEVMDLEQLAGHLATLPATAPDVHITGDDLCYAVFTSGSTGTPKLTAVRHEGWFNLMNWLQLEYGLHPGSHNLVVSAFGFDLSQRALMTPLFCGATQHLMASRSFDAMLAYRMLNQYDVRVVHCASSTLYLLVDWENARGGDALARLDYILFGGEALKSERLAHFARRPGTTCTLLHQYGVAECTDVATSYDLARYRPGEHDIAPVGRPAHNTAIHLLDAELREVEAGQYGEICISGAGVGAGYLGAGGPENAKFTTIDIEGTPLRLYRTGDRGRIDDSGELVVVGRMDAQVKVRGMRIDPTDIERALGRLAGVREAAVVATYDDGGEAELNAFVVPAGKDLAEDDLRTRLLWTLPRNMVPSRFTNIPRIPLSPHGKVDRAALADICRTQSADSNSAA
- a CDS encoding MFS transporter; this translates as MSGKTRQGSVTGREFRLFWFGETTSLLGNGIAVVALPLVAVLTLHAGTFVVGLLTSVAYLPWLMLGLPAGAWVDRLPRRPVMLVSDAVSFVAFISVPVAAWADVLTIPHLLAAAFVCGCASVFFTTAQRAYLPTLLSDAELLAGNARLQGSESTAEVIGPGLAGMLVQAFGAVAGLVANALSFLVSWFCLRAIRITEPPPSPPPEVRRRRLRTEVADGLRFLFRDPILRTLAVFSAVSNIALTGLSSIEVAFLVRTVGAGEAVVGAVLTLCGLGGVVGVLLSHRVSQRYGTARAVVICLVGAAPFTLLFPLTGPGAGLAFFVVGGVGVGAGVVAANIITDTFRQRYCPPDLIGRISASAAVISFGAIAVGGLLGGTLGELSGVRETMWMMAGLHVLATAILLCSPIRRLRDFPESDRSILAAEAGKAMS
- a CDS encoding AMP-binding protein, whose protein sequence is MSNLDVSLIRTLVDSIARHRDAVAVIDDGVAHTYAELDEMSAEIAGGLAEHGIGPGDVVDVHSTRSWSRCAAVLGVWRVGAGVLSIDPAMPAAWTGKLVSSAGCAMILRADECAPVEAGVAEHTFRSIRGTRRDEVTTGPLCYVIPTSGSTGEPKAVAVPPVVLADLGNWHVQRWSHDRPPNTLHMSSIGFDMVYEDTVATWLAGATLIVVNDQDRLDPFTLVDIIREHDVARLFQPVVGLHGLATAACVAGVRTPSLREISVAGEQLVINEEVRKFCADGDLTLVNQYGPSETHVVTQYRLTGDVTGWPDRPPIGTAVVDAELLCHVDGQLRPFTAGETRELVIAGNCVGIGYAGDDALTARRFREAEHRDGRMRRCYFSGDLVMFDGTDFHFVSRLDDQLKVNGYRVEPGEVESVIAQVAGVRRAAVVGVRVAASTQLAAYYTRATGAEVDRDDLIRACASGLPRFMVPRHFIEREELPSTRNGKIDRAKLREMFQEPSVSRS
- a CDS encoding phosphopantetheine-binding protein, which gives rise to MTANERNAMTADRVRAIWCRELQRDDITSDDDFFALGGQSLIMVRIQGAFIEELGAEVPMDQMFLNPTVASIAAYIDSHAALTP
- a CDS encoding aspartyl/asparaginyl beta-hydroxylase domain-containing protein, translating into MPEISSLENLPAAVMLRDDLDIDRLKADLVELGGSEFWALQRSFEDGVVGEESDVDWKVLSLRAPGGDLQRTDPGGPGRDGFADTPLMAKAPYLSQILSELGTELRSVRLMALAPGVSVEEHADTPLGLPYGYVRLHIPLVTNPGAVLVMDGAEQRWQPGTLWYADFERPHSLRNAGDRTRIHLVADCATNDRLLALFPDSFRAELPTSDIAYYRPVLPLTSRELAEFSCTFAVPFSFMEWGLPVVDDQESDLAAEVTAEGDGLVLRVEGRAPVELLHLGAGEFRLLGWSEERLLRLDLFDDDPRVELSTRRGRRRQVVVRPAHRLAAV
- a CDS encoding 2OG-Fe dioxygenase family protein, encoding MQTLTESPALVENGFARWDLAEEFGIAESDASFQSLRAEFVDLPPDPYATEEGRNRRYARGIFLPWSREFSWIPDTHLGEQGWMNGYWQADHNPDYVGVVRKLPAMSETARNNPIIHEILSFDFAQTRWSRDDAAFPLHVGVHLIKLAVDAPGHEAISSPNELHQDGEPFVFAHLVYRRNVVGGSNVIAPPKYRGKLPEEVPEGEALAEFELTKPLESYGVTDEKVSHYVSPIRRGSGPETGERAVVLVDFTPMRQHI
- a CDS encoding phytanoyl-CoA dioxygenase family protein codes for the protein MLTESQTAEYRSEGFLLLEDVFDAGDIAALRREVTDLYGTEHPGRIFEEDGTTVRGIHGCHTTGALFSRLVRLPELLSAAEELLDSKVHVFQCKVNAKQALRGEVWQWHQDYSVWGPKDGMPEPRAVNVALLLDDATEHNGPLLVVPGSHRNGAIAPWRPGPESTSPWEADLSAKLKFALDAEQMARVTAESEIRSIVGRAGSLLFFHPCIAHGSGANMSPTDRTMAFVSYNSVDNELREVPSPHPEFVASRDCRPLELVDGGLIA